The nucleotide sequence AGGAGCCGCCTGAGCCGGCTTGATGCGTTCTTTCCTGCTGTCCGCAACCCCGAAGCCGCGATCGTGACTACGGCCGGCGGTACCGCGTCAAGGCGGGAAAGCGTGCCTTGACCCGGCACCGCCGGCCGTGTTTTGGCTTCGGATCGGGGTTGCGGGGGGTCTGGGTTCCGTTCGGGGACGCTTTGCGCTGTCTGCCGGCGGTGGGTCGGTCTGCCGCCGGCGGGTGGCCTGCCGTGCTGTCAGTTCAGGCGTTCGATGATTGTCGCGTTGGCCAAGCCGCCCGCCTCGCACATCGTCTGCAGGCCGTAGCGGCCGCCCGTTTGCTCCAGCACCGACAGCAGCGTTGTGGCCAGGCGGGCGCCGCTTCCGCCCAGGGGGTGGCCGAGGGCTATTGCGCCGCCGTTGATGTTGGTCCTTGCCGGGTCCGCTCCGATTTCGCGCTGCCAGGCCAGTACGACGCTGGCGAATGCCTCGTTGACCTCGAACGCGTCGATGTCCGAGACCTCCAGGCCCGCGCGTGCCAGGACCTTGCGGGTCGCCGGGATGATTCCGGTCAGCATGAACAGCGGGTCGTCGCCGGCTACGGCGAAGCTGTGGATGCGGGCTCGCGGCTTTAGTCCCAGCGCCTTCGCCGTCTCGGCGCTGGTGATGAGCAGCGCCGCCGCGCCGTCGTTGATCGGTGAGGAGTTGCCCGCGGTTACGTGCCAGCCTAGGTCCGGGAAGCGCTGCTCCCAGACGTCCGCGCGGAACGCGGGCTTCAGGCCGGCGAGGATCTCCGACGTGGTGCCGGGCCGGACTGTCTCGTCGGTCGTGATCTCGCGCAGCGTTCCGTCAGGCCCGGGCGCTTTGAGCGGGGCCACTTCGCCGGCGAACTTGCCGTCCGCCCACGCCTTTGCGGCGCGCTGGTGGCTTTCCGCCGAGAACTCGTCCAGCTGGGCCCGGGTGAAGCCCCACTTGGCGGCGATGAGCTCCGCGCTGATGCCCTGCGGCACCAGCCCGTCCGGGTAGCGCGCGGCGATCTGCGGGCCGAACGGGTCGCGGCCGGCCACCTGGCTGCCCATCGGCACCCGGCTCATCGACTCGACGCCGGAGGCGATCACCACGTCGTACGCGCCCGCGATGACGCCCTGTGCGGCGAAGTGGATCGCCTGCTGGCTGCTGCCGCACTGGCGGTCGACGGTCACCGCGGGCACCGACTCCGGCAGTCCGGCGGCGAGCGCGGCCCAGCGCGCGGTGTTCATGCTCTGCTCGCCGATCTGGCCGACCGCGCCGCTGATCACGTCGTCGATCCGGACCGGATCGACGCCGGTGCGCTCGACGAGCGAGCGCAGGGCGTGGGCGTGCAGGTCGACCGGGTGCACCCCGGCGAGCGTGCCGCTCGGCTTGCCCTTGCCGATCGGGGTCCGTACCGCGTCGACGATCACCGCGTCCGTCATGGCGTCTGCCTCCTCGCAGATGGGGATGTCTTCGGTATACGCCGGGTCGGTTGGAATCCACAACTCAGCTGTTCCGCACGTCACACCCTGCTGACGTGCTAGGTTGGATTTTCAACCCCGTGGAGGTGGCATGGTCCGGCGTGGTCGCGAATGTTCGGTCGCCGAGGCGCTGGAGATCGTCGGCGAACGGTGGAGCCTGCTCGCGCTGCGGGAGATCATGCTGGGCGAGCGGCGGTTCAACCAGATCGCCGAGAACACCGGGGCCAGCCGGGACATCCTGGCCGCGCGGCTGCGCAAGCTCGTCGACGCGGGCGTGCTCGAGAAGGTCCAGTACGAGAACCACCCGCCGCGCCACGAGTACCACCCGACCGAAGCCGGCCGCGCGCTCCAGCCGGTCCTGCTCGGGCTGATGGCGTGGGGGGATAAGTACGTCCACCAGGGTGAACCGCCGACCCTCTGGCGCCACGCCTGCGGTGAGGTGCTGGAACCGGCCACCGTCTGCGTCCACTGCGGCGACCCGGTGAACGCCCCGGGCACCCACGCGATCCGCCTGGGCGCCGTGCACGCCTGACCCCCATTCCTCCGAAGGCCTCCTCGCATCGGTGCGAGGAGGCCTTTTCCGCGTCCGGCCGTTGACTTGAGACCCACGTCACTGTAACTCTTGAACGAATCACCGCAAGAACCTGACAGCGCCGCGAGAAATCACGGCAGCGGTCAGGAAGCCCTCGGTCTTCGCTCGAGTCGTCTCCCCTCCTCCCCGGATCAAGAGGAACTCCATGAGAACGAAGCGGCTTCTGTCGCGCGCGGCCACCTACGCCGCCCTGTCCCTGCTCCTCGCCACTCCCGCCGTGGCCGCGAGCGCTGCTCCGGCCACATCCGCGGCCACCCGGGTCGCCGTCCAGGCCGCCGCGGCGACCTACACCGCCAGCAGCCAGCTCGCCGGCTATCCCGTTGCGAACGTCGGCGACGGCAACCAGGCCACCTACTGGGAGAGCACGAACAACCAGTTCCCGCAGTGGGTCCAAGCCGACTTGGGCACCGCCACGAACGTCGCCCAGCTGGTGCTGAAGCTGCCCGCGAACTGGGAGGCCCGCACCGAGACCTTCGCGGTCCAGGGCAGCACGACCGGCACGGGCTTCAGCGACCTGGTCCCGTCGGCGGGCTACCGGTTCGATCCCACGACGGCCAACACGGTCACGGTGAACCTGACCGCGAACACCCGATACGTCCGCCTGAACGTCACGGCGAACACCGGCTGGCCCGCCGCGCAGCTGGCGGAGTTCGAGGTGCACGGCCCCGCCGGTGGCGACACCCAGCCGCCGTCGGCACCCGGCAACCTCGCCTACACCCAGCCCGCGAGCGGCCAGATCCGGCTCACCTGGTCGGCGTCCACCGACAACACCGGCGTCGCCGGCTACGACGTCTACGCGAACAACCAGCTGCGTGGCAGCGTCGCCGGGAACGTCCTGACCTACACCGATGCCCAGCCCGACGGCGCCACCGTCTCGTACTTCGTCCGCGCGAAGGACGCCGCGGGCAACCAGTCGGCGGACAGCAACACGGTGACGCGCACCGGCACCCAGGCCGGCACGAACCTGGCGCTGGGCAAGCCGATCACGGCGTCCTCGACGGAATGGACGTACGTCGCGGGCAATGCCAACGACGACTCCCTGGCCACGTACTGGGAAGGCGGTGGCGGGACCTACCCGAACCTGCTGACCGTCGCACTCGGCGCGAACGCCGACCTGAACCAGGTGGTCGTGAAGCTCAACCCCGATCCGGCGTGGGGTCCGCGGACCCAGACGATCGCCGTCGAAGGCCGGGAGCAGAGCGCGTCCGCGTTCACCACCCTCGCCGCCGCGCAGACCTACAGCTTCAGCCCCGCGACCGGCAACTCCGTGACGATCCCGCTCGGCGGCCGCGCCGCCGACGTCCGCCTGCGCGTCACCGCCAACTCCGGCGCGGGCGGCGGGCAGGCCGCGGAGTTCCAGGTCTTCGGCGTCCCCGCGCCCAACCCGGACCTGACGATCTCGGGGGTGTCCTGGTCGCCGCAGAACCCGGTGGAGACCGACGCGATCACGACGTCGGCGACCGTCCGCAACGCCGGGACGGCGGCTTCGGGCGCGACCAACGTCAACTTCTACCTGGGCACGACCAAGGTCGGCACCGCGAACGTCGGCGCGCTCGCCGCCGGGGCGTCGACGACCGTGGCGGCGAACATCGGGACCCGGGACGCGGGCAGCTACTCGCTGACCGCCAAGGTCGACGAGGCCAACGCCGTCATCGAACAGAACGAGGCCAACAACTCCTACACCGCCTCGACGGTCCTGGTCGTCAGCCCGGTGCAGAGCTCCGATCTCGTCGCGGCGACCGCGTGGTCACCGGGCAACCCCTCGGCCGGCAACACGGTCACCTTCACCACGACCCTGCGCAACCAGGGCACGATCGCGTCCGCGGGCGGCGCCCACGGCGTCACGGTGACGATCAGCGACCAGAACGGCACCCTCGTCAAGACGCTGACCGGCAGCTACACCGGGACGATCGCCGCCGGCGCCACCGCGGCGCCGGTCACCGTCGGCACCTGGACCGCGGCCAACGGCCGGTACACCGTGAAGACGGTCGTCGCGAACGACGCCAACGAGCTGCCGGTGAAGCAGGGCAACAACACCAGCACGCAGCAGCTGTTCGTCGGCCGGGGCGCCAACATGCCGTACGACATGTACGAAGCCGAGGACGGCGTCGTCGCGGGCGGCGCGGCCGTGGTCGGCCCGAACCGCACGATCGGCGACCTCGCCGGCGAGGCGTCGGGCCGCAAGGCCGTCACGCTGAACTCGACCGGCTCCTCGGTCGAATTCACCACCCGCGCGGCGACCAACACCCTCGTCACCCGGTTCTCCATCCCGGACGCGGCGGGCGGTGGCGGCATCGATTCGACGCTGAACGTGTACGTGAACGGCACCTTCCTCAAGGCGATCGACCTGACCTCGCACTACGCGTGGCTCTACGGCGCCGAAACCGGCCCGGGCAACTCGCCGGGCGCCGGGCCGCGTCACCTCTACGACGAGGCGAGCACGCTGCTCGGCACCACCGTGCCCGCGGGCAGCCGGATCAAGCTGCAGAAGGACGCGGCGAACACGACGAACTACGCGATCGACTTCGTCAGCCTCGAGCAGGCGACCGCGAAGGCGAACCCCGACCCGGCGCACTTCGCGGTGCCTGCCGGGTTCACCCAGCAGGACGTCCAGAACGCCCTCGACAAGGTCCGGCAGGACGCCACCCTCACCGGGGTCTACCTGCCGGCCGGGAACTACCCGCTGTCGAGCAAGCTGAACGTGTACGGCAAGGCCGTCACGGTCACCGGCGCGGGACCGTGGTTCACGAAGTTCTCCGCGCCTTCGGGTCAGGAGAACACCGACATCGGCGTCGACGTCCAGTCGAGCGCCAACGGGTCGACGTTCAGCGGGTTCGCCGTGTTCGGCAACTACACCTCCCGCATCGACGGCCCCGGCAAGGTGTTCAACCTGACGAACGTGGCGAACCTGACGATCGACGACCTCTGGGTGGAGCACCAGGTGGTCATGGTCTGGGGCACCAACGTGGATGACACCACGATCAAGAACTCCCGGATCCGCGACACCTTCGCCGACGGCGTCAACCTCACCAACGGCAGCACGGGCAACCACGTCGTCAACAACGAAGCCCGGTCCACCGGCGACGACAGCTTCGCGCTGTTCGCCGCGACGGACATCAACCAGGGCAACCAGTACGGCAACGTGTTCGAGAACCTGACCGCGCTCACCCCGTGGCGCGCGGCCGGGCTCGCGGTGTACGGCGGGTACGACAACACCTTCCGGAACCTCTACATCGCGGACACGCTGACCTACTCGGCGATCACGATCAGTTCGCTCGACTTCGGCTACCCGTTCCTCGGGTTCGGGCCGCAGCCGACGACGGTCCAGAACGCCTCCCTCGTCCGCGACGGCGGCCACTTCTGGGGCCAGCAGACGTTCCCGGCGATCTGGCTGTTCTCCGCGTCCAAGGAGTTCCGCGGCATCCGGGTGTCCGATGTGGACATCCAGAGTCCGACCTACAGCGGCGTCATGTTCCAGACCAAGTACGACGGCACCACGCCGGAGCACCCGGTCGAGGACACCGTGCTGACGAACGTGTCGATCACCGGCGCCCACCGCAGCGGGGACGCCTTCGACGCGAAGTCCGGGATCGGGATCTGGGCCAACGAGCTGCCGGAACCGGGCCAGGGCCCGGCCGTCGGCTCGGCGACCTTCACCGGGCTCACCCTGGCCGACAACGCCGAGGACATCCGCAACCGCACCACCACCTTCACCATCAACCGCAACTGAGCAAAGCCGCGCGGGCCCGCCGGGAAACCGTTCCCCGGCGGGCCCGCACCGTGCCAGGATGACGCCGGAGGTGGTCGACGTGCGGATCCTGGTCACCGGCGGCACCGGAGCTCTGGGCACTGCGGTGGTGGCCCGGCTGCGGGCGGCGGGGGAGGAGGTCCGCGTGCTGAGCCGCCGGGCCGCCCCGGACGTCGTCCGCGGCGACCTGCGGACCGGGCGTGGCGTCGACACCGCCGTCGCCGGGGTGGACGTGGTCGTCCACTGCGCCACCGACTACCTCGGGCGGGAAGCGCAGCTCGCGCGCACGCTGATCGAGGCGGCGCGGTGGGCCGGCGGGCCGCACCTGGTCTACGTCTCGATCGTCGGCGTCGACCGGGTCCCGCTCGGCTACTACCGGGCCAAACTCGAGACCGAGCACCTGTTCGCCGCCTCGGGCCTGCCGCACACGATCCAGCGGGCCACCCAGTTCCACGGCCTGGTCCGCACCCTGCTGGCGGGCGCGTCCCGGCTGCCGGTGGTGCCGGTGCCGCGCATCTCGTTCCAGCCGGTCGACGTCCGCGACGTCGCCCGCCGCCTTGCCGGCCACACACTGGACGACCCGGCCGGCCGGGCGCCCGACTTCGGCGGCCCGGAGATCCTCTCGGCGGCCGAGCTGGCCGAGGCGGTTGCCGAGGCGAGCGCGCGGCGCCGGCGGATCGTGCCGCTCAAGGTGCCGGGGGAGACGTTCCGGGCCTACGCCGACGGCGGGCACCTGGCCCCCGGGCACCGCGACGGCGAAATCACGTTCCGCGAGTACCTGGCCGAGCGAGCCGATCACGGATAACCGGCCCATCCCGGTGATTCTTGACCACCGGCGTGGATAGATCCTATGTTTGGCGGGCTTCACGGCCGTTTTCCGCCAACGCCGAACGGATGACTCATGCCGGAACTGCCTCTCCCGCCGTCGCGGCGGTCCTTCCTCAAGCTCGGTGGCGCGGTCGGCGCCGGTGTTGCGCTGGGTGGCTTACGTCCCTTTACTGCCAAAGCCGATGTCGTCCGACCGGCCGGGGAAGACCTCGCCCCGCCGTCGCCGGCCGGCACCCTGTGGTACCCGGCGCCCGCGAGCGAGTCGAAAATCATCGAACAGGGTCTGCCGATCGGCAATGGTCGGATCGGTGCCCTCGTCGGGGGTGACCCGGCGGCCGACTTCCTCTACCTCGCCGACGCGTCGCTGTGGACCGGCGGCGCCAACGACGTCCTCCAGGACGACGGCCAATTCCCGTACGAGACCGAGAAGTTCGGCACGCTCGGCCTGCTCGCGAAGCTGCGGATCGCGGTCCCGGCGCACACGGGTGTCACGGACTACCGGCGCACCCTCGATCTGGCCAACGGCCTGGTCGTGATCACCTACCGGTACCGGGGCGTGCAGTACCGCCGCGAGTACTTCGCGAGCCACCCCGACGACGTCGTGGTGGTCCGGCTCAGCGGCGGACCCGTCACCGGCTCGGTGACGCTGGAACCCACCCGCGGCGAACCGGCGGCCGGTGCCGGAGCGTTCACCGGCACGTTCGCCAACGGCCTGAAGTACGCCTGCACGGTGACGACGTCCGGCGGTCTCGCCTTCAGCGGGAGCAGCGAGGTCGTCGTCGTGCTCAGCGGCGGCACGAACTACGTCCCCGACGCGGCGCGGGAGTTCCTCGACGCATCCCTCGACCCCCTGGCCTTGGCGAAGCGGAAGGCGGCCGGGGCCCTCGCCGCCGGCGCTCGCGCGCTGCGGGCCACCCACGTCGCCGACTACCGGCGTCTCTACGACCGGATGAGCGTGGACCTCGGGCAGTCACCGTCGGCGAAGCGGGCACTGGACACGTGGTCGCGGCTGGTCGCCCGCCACGACCAGCCGGACGTGCCCGACCCGGAGCTGGAGGCGAGCTACCTGCAGTTCGGGCGCTACCTGACGATCACCGGCTCGCGCGACGGCCTGCCGATGGGCCTGCAGGGCCTGTGGCAGAACACCAACACGCCGGACTGGATGAGCGACTACCACACCGACATCAACCTCCAGATGAACTACTGGCTGGCCGACCGCGCGGCGCTGCCCGGGAGCTTCACTGCCCTGGCCGATTACTGCCTCGCGCAGCTTCCCGTGTGGGCGGACAGCACGAACCGGCTGTTCAACGACTCTCGCAACCGGTTCCGCAACACCAGCGGGAAGGTGGCCGGCTGGGCGGTCGCGTTCTCCACGAACATCTACGGCGGCTCCGGCTGGTGGTGGCACCCCGGCGGCAACGCGTGGCTGTGCAACTCGCTCTGGGACCACTACGCCTTCACCCAGGACAAGGCGTACCTCGCGCGGATCTACCCGCTGCTCAAGGGGGCGGCCGAGTTCTGGGAGGCGCGGCTGATCCCGATGACCGTCGACGGCCGCGAGGTGCTCGTCGACGACCACGACTGGTCGCCCGAACACGGTCCGCAGGACGCCCGCGGGATCACCTACGCGCAGGAGATCGTCTGGGACCTGTTCGAGCACTACCGCGAGGCCACCGCGGTGCTGGGCCGCGACCGCGCGTACGGCGACCGGATCGCCGGGCTGCAGAAGAAGCTGTACCTGCCGAAGGTGAGCCCGTCGACCGGCTGGCTCGAGGAGTGGATGTCGCCGGACAACCTCGGCGAGACCACGCACCGGCACCTGTCCCCGCTGATCGGCTTCTTCCCGGGCGACCGCATCGCGGCCGACTCGGCCCCGCGCGAGCTGCTCGACGGCGTCCGGGCGTTGCTGATCGCGCGCGGGATGGACAGCTTCGGCTGGGCGACCGCGTGGCGCTCGGCGTGCTGGGCGCGGCTCAAGGACGCCGATCGCGCGTACCAGCTGCTGCTCACCGTGCTGCGGCCGTCGGTGGCGAACGGCAACGGCACCGCGCCCAACTTCTTCGACATGTACAGCCAGGGCAGCTACACGATCTTCCAGATCGACGCGAACCTCGGCGCACCCACCGCGATGCTCGAAATGCTCGTCCACTCGCGGCCGGGGGTGCTGGAGCTGCTCCCGGCGCTGCCTTCGGCGTGGGCGGCTTCGGGCCGGGTGACCGGGATCGGCGCGCGGGGCGGGTTCGAGGTCGACCTCGAATGGCGGGCCGGCAAGGTCACGCAGGCGATGATCCGCAGCGTCGGCGGCACCCGGCTCGAGGTCCGGGCCGGGACTTGGCGGCGAACGATCACCTTGCGGCCCGGTGCGTCGGTCACGGTCCGGCCAAGTTGAGACACGTCCTCCGGAAAACGGTGTAGGGTTCAACTACTTTTCCGACCGGAGGTAACCGTGAACGTCGTCCTGTGGATCGCGGCGGGCCTGCTCGCCGTGATGTACCTGTTCGCCGGGGGCATGAAGCTCGCGACCCCGCGCGAGAAGCTGCTGGAAAACCCGAACATGGGCTGGACGGCGGACTTTTCCGCGGCGGCGGTGAAGGGCATCGGCGCGGTGGAGGTCCTCGGCGCGCTCGGGCTCATCCTGCCGCGGGCGCTGGACATCGCCCCGGTGCTGACGCCGCTGGCGGCCACCGGGCTGGTGCTCGTCCAGGCCGGGGCGATCGTCGTGCACGCGCGCCGGAAGGAGACGAAGGCCCTGCCGATGAACGTCGTGCTGCTCCTGCTGGCGGCGTTCGTGGCGGTGGGCCGGTTCGCGGGCTAATACCCTGGAACCCGATGGACGTCGATCTGCGCAAGCTGCGCTACTTCGTGGCGGTCGCCGAAGAACTGCACTTCGGGCGCGCCGCCGTGCGGCTGCACATCGCGCAGCCGGTGCTTTCGCGGCAGATCCGGGCCCTGGAAGGCGAGCTGCGGGCGCAGCTGTTCCGGCGCGACAGGCGGTCCACCGAGCTCACCGCGGCGGGGCTCCAGCTGCTGGAGGACGCGCGGCCGCTGCTGGCCTCGGCCGACGCCCTCCGCCGCCGGGTCGGCACGGCCGCGCGCGGTACCTCGGCGTTCACCGTGGCGTTCATGCCGGGCATCACGGTCACCGGCGCGGTCCGCGAGCTCTCGGCGCGGCACCCCGGCCTCACCGTCGAGCTCCTGCGCACGACGTGGGACGACCAGACCGAAGTCCTCCACGACGGCCGCGCCGACGTCAGCGTGATCCGGCTGCCGGTGGACCGGCGCGGGCTCAGCGTGCGGCCGCTGTTCCGCGAGCCGCGCGTGGCCGTGCTGCCCGCCGGCCACCGGCTGGCCGGCAAGGAATCGGTGCGGGTCGGCGACCTCGCGGACGAGCACCTGCTCAACGATCCGGACGCGGTGCCGGAGTGGCGCGATGTCGCGGTCGAGCTGCGCGAAGGCACCGCACCGGCGCGGCGGGGCTTCCGGAGCGTGGAGGAGAAGCTCGAGCACGTGGCCGCCGGGCGGGGAATCGCGGTCGTCCCGCGGTCGACGTCGGAGTACTACACCCGGTCCGACGTGGCGCGCGTGCCGGTCGAGGACCTGCCGCCGAACGAGGTGTGCCTGGCGTGGGTATCCGGCCGTCGGTCGCGGGTGATCTTCGAGTTCGCGGAGATCTTCGCGGACCTGGCCGGCGCAGGGGAAAGGACACGATGATCCGCTGGGCGACGTTCGACTGCTTCGGCACGCTGGTGGACTGGCGCCACGGCATCGCCACCGGGCTCGAGCTGCTGTACCCCGGCCGCGGCGCGGAGCTGCTGGAGGTCTACAACCGGTTCGAGCCGCAGGTGCAGGCCGAGGTGCCGGTGCGGCGGTACCGGGAGGTGCTCGCCGAGTCCGTGCGCCGGACCGCGGCCGAAGCCGGGCTGGAGCTGGTGGCGGACGACGCTTCGGTGCTCGGGACCGGGCTGCCGTACTGGCCGGTCTTCCCGGACACCCGGCCGGCGCTGGCCGCGTTGCGGGAAGCGGGCTGGCGCCTCGCGTTGCTGACCAACTGCGACCGCGACCTCATCGGCGAGACCCAGCGGCGGCTCGCGGTGCCGATCGACGCGATCGTGACCGCGGAGGACGTCGGCGAGTACAAGCCGGGGCACGGTCACTTCCGGCGGTTCGCCGCGTCCTTCGACGCCACGGCCGCGAACTGGGTGCACGTGGCGCAGAGCCACTTCCACGACATGGTGCCGGCCCAGGCGCTGGGCATCCCGCGCGTGTGGGTCAACCGGCACGCCGGTCCGCAGGACCCGGCGGTGGCGGACGCGGTCCTGCCCGATCTCGGCGGCCTGGCCGAGACGGTCGAGCGGGTGCACGCCGGAGCCCGCTGACCGCCGTCACGGGTGGCGCACCCCGGCCCGGCGGGGCGGGAACACCGCGGCCCACAGGTTCTTCCACGGCTTCGCCGGGTGCCGCTCCCTCGGCACCGGTGCCGGGCGCGTCCCGGCCCGGTAGTCCATCTCCACCTGCACCCAGTCGTGGATCCAGTCGCCTCGCACGGCGGCTCCTTTCGTCGTGGAGCCCACGATCGTCCTGAGGGGCCGGCGCCGGCATCGGGTGAACGCGCAGTCCGGCGCCGGCCGACCCCTTACCCGCACTCGTGGCCGCGACGCCGTTCCCCTTCGTGCCCGGCGAGCTGGGCCGCCGGGTCGACGCTGCCGAACGCCGGCCGCGCTACACCGCGCCCTGGCGTCGCAGCACTTCGGCGTCGAAGCCGAACTCCCTCAGGACCGCGTCCGTGTGCTCGCCCAGTGCCGGCACCGGGTCCATCCGCGGCGCCCGGCCCGGGACCGTGATCGGCGGCAGCGTCGCCCGGATCGACCCGGCCGGCGTCGCGACCTCGGCGAACCGGTCGCGCGCGGTGAGCTGGGGGTGGGCCAGGACGTCCGGCAGGTCGCGGCGGCGGGCGTGCGCGATGCGGCCCTCCTCCAGCCGCGTCTCCAGCTCGG is from Amycolatopsis mediterranei and encodes:
- a CDS encoding LysR family transcriptional regulator; protein product: MDVDLRKLRYFVAVAEELHFGRAAVRLHIAQPVLSRQIRALEGELRAQLFRRDRRSTELTAAGLQLLEDARPLLASADALRRRVGTAARGTSAFTVAFMPGITVTGAVRELSARHPGLTVELLRTTWDDQTEVLHDGRADVSVIRLPVDRRGLSVRPLFREPRVAVLPAGHRLAGKESVRVGDLADEHLLNDPDAVPEWRDVAVELREGTAPARRGFRSVEEKLEHVAAGRGIAVVPRSTSEYYTRSDVARVPVEDLPPNEVCLAWVSGRRSRVIFEFAEIFADLAGAGERTR
- a CDS encoding thiolase family protein, encoding MTDAVIVDAVRTPIGKGKPSGTLAGVHPVDLHAHALRSLVERTGVDPVRIDDVISGAVGQIGEQSMNTARWAALAAGLPESVPAVTVDRQCGSSQQAIHFAAQGVIAGAYDVVIASGVESMSRVPMGSQVAGRDPFGPQIAARYPDGLVPQGISAELIAAKWGFTRAQLDEFSAESHQRAAKAWADGKFAGEVAPLKAPGPDGTLREITTDETVRPGTTSEILAGLKPAFRADVWEQRFPDLGWHVTAGNSSPINDGAAALLITSAETAKALGLKPRARIHSFAVAGDDPLFMLTGIIPATRKVLARAGLEVSDIDAFEVNEAFASVVLAWQREIGADPARTNINGGAIALGHPLGGSGARLATTLLSVLEQTGGRYGLQTMCEAGGLANATIIERLN
- a CDS encoding SDR family oxidoreductase; its protein translation is MTPEVVDVRILVTGGTGALGTAVVARLRAAGEEVRVLSRRAAPDVVRGDLRTGRGVDTAVAGVDVVVHCATDYLGREAQLARTLIEAARWAGGPHLVYVSIVGVDRVPLGYYRAKLETEHLFAASGLPHTIQRATQFHGLVRTLLAGASRLPVVPVPRISFQPVDVRDVARRLAGHTLDDPAGRAPDFGGPEILSAAELAEAVAEASARRRRIVPLKVPGETFRAYADGGHLAPGHRDGEITFREYLAERADHG
- a CDS encoding winged helix-turn-helix transcriptional regulator, which gives rise to MVRRGRECSVAEALEIVGERWSLLALREIMLGERRFNQIAENTGASRDILAARLRKLVDAGVLEKVQYENHPPRHEYHPTEAGRALQPVLLGLMAWGDKYVHQGEPPTLWRHACGEVLEPATVCVHCGDPVNAPGTHAIRLGAVHA
- a CDS encoding DoxX family protein, which encodes MNVVLWIAAGLLAVMYLFAGGMKLATPREKLLENPNMGWTADFSAAAVKGIGAVEVLGALGLILPRALDIAPVLTPLAATGLVLVQAGAIVVHARRKETKALPMNVVLLLLAAFVAVGRFAG
- a CDS encoding HAD family hydrolase; the protein is MIRWATFDCFGTLVDWRHGIATGLELLYPGRGAELLEVYNRFEPQVQAEVPVRRYREVLAESVRRTAAEAGLELVADDASVLGTGLPYWPVFPDTRPALAALREAGWRLALLTNCDRDLIGETQRRLAVPIDAIVTAEDVGEYKPGHGHFRRFAASFDATAANWVHVAQSHFHDMVPAQALGIPRVWVNRHAGPQDPAVADAVLPDLGGLAETVERVHAGAR
- a CDS encoding CARDB domain-containing protein; amino-acid sequence: MRTKRLLSRAATYAALSLLLATPAVAASAAPATSAATRVAVQAAAATYTASSQLAGYPVANVGDGNQATYWESTNNQFPQWVQADLGTATNVAQLVLKLPANWEARTETFAVQGSTTGTGFSDLVPSAGYRFDPTTANTVTVNLTANTRYVRLNVTANTGWPAAQLAEFEVHGPAGGDTQPPSAPGNLAYTQPASGQIRLTWSASTDNTGVAGYDVYANNQLRGSVAGNVLTYTDAQPDGATVSYFVRAKDAAGNQSADSNTVTRTGTQAGTNLALGKPITASSTEWTYVAGNANDDSLATYWEGGGGTYPNLLTVALGANADLNQVVVKLNPDPAWGPRTQTIAVEGREQSASAFTTLAAAQTYSFSPATGNSVTIPLGGRAADVRLRVTANSGAGGGQAAEFQVFGVPAPNPDLTISGVSWSPQNPVETDAITTSATVRNAGTAASGATNVNFYLGTTKVGTANVGALAAGASTTVAANIGTRDAGSYSLTAKVDEANAVIEQNEANNSYTASTVLVVSPVQSSDLVAATAWSPGNPSAGNTVTFTTTLRNQGTIASAGGAHGVTVTISDQNGTLVKTLTGSYTGTIAAGATAAPVTVGTWTAANGRYTVKTVVANDANELPVKQGNNTSTQQLFVGRGANMPYDMYEAEDGVVAGGAAVVGPNRTIGDLAGEASGRKAVTLNSTGSSVEFTTRAATNTLVTRFSIPDAAGGGGIDSTLNVYVNGTFLKAIDLTSHYAWLYGAETGPGNSPGAGPRHLYDEASTLLGTTVPAGSRIKLQKDAANTTNYAIDFVSLEQATAKANPDPAHFAVPAGFTQQDVQNALDKVRQDATLTGVYLPAGNYPLSSKLNVYGKAVTVTGAGPWFTKFSAPSGQENTDIGVDVQSSANGSTFSGFAVFGNYTSRIDGPGKVFNLTNVANLTIDDLWVEHQVVMVWGTNVDDTTIKNSRIRDTFADGVNLTNGSTGNHVVNNEARSTGDDSFALFAATDINQGNQYGNVFENLTALTPWRAAGLAVYGGYDNTFRNLYIADTLTYSAITISSLDFGYPFLGFGPQPTTVQNASLVRDGGHFWGQQTFPAIWLFSASKEFRGIRVSDVDIQSPTYSGVMFQTKYDGTTPEHPVEDTVLTNVSITGAHRSGDAFDAKSGIGIWANELPEPGQGPAVGSATFTGLTLADNAEDIRNRTTTFTINRN
- a CDS encoding glycosyl hydrolase family 95 catalytic domain-containing protein, encoding MPELPLPPSRRSFLKLGGAVGAGVALGGLRPFTAKADVVRPAGEDLAPPSPAGTLWYPAPASESKIIEQGLPIGNGRIGALVGGDPAADFLYLADASLWTGGANDVLQDDGQFPYETEKFGTLGLLAKLRIAVPAHTGVTDYRRTLDLANGLVVITYRYRGVQYRREYFASHPDDVVVVRLSGGPVTGSVTLEPTRGEPAAGAGAFTGTFANGLKYACTVTTSGGLAFSGSSEVVVVLSGGTNYVPDAAREFLDASLDPLALAKRKAAGALAAGARALRATHVADYRRLYDRMSVDLGQSPSAKRALDTWSRLVARHDQPDVPDPELEASYLQFGRYLTITGSRDGLPMGLQGLWQNTNTPDWMSDYHTDINLQMNYWLADRAALPGSFTALADYCLAQLPVWADSTNRLFNDSRNRFRNTSGKVAGWAVAFSTNIYGGSGWWWHPGGNAWLCNSLWDHYAFTQDKAYLARIYPLLKGAAEFWEARLIPMTVDGREVLVDDHDWSPEHGPQDARGITYAQEIVWDLFEHYREATAVLGRDRAYGDRIAGLQKKLYLPKVSPSTGWLEEWMSPDNLGETTHRHLSPLIGFFPGDRIAADSAPRELLDGVRALLIARGMDSFGWATAWRSACWARLKDADRAYQLLLTVLRPSVANGNGTAPNFFDMYSQGSYTIFQIDANLGAPTAMLEMLVHSRPGVLELLPALPSAWAASGRVTGIGARGGFEVDLEWRAGKVTQAMIRSVGGTRLEVRAGTWRRTITLRPGASVTVRPS